A portion of the Deltaproteobacteria bacterium genome contains these proteins:
- a CDS encoding ABC transporter substrate-binding protein → MRGTARYVALLLLPVLAAFVSVAAAAQGEAPAEPPAASATTLGVSSSAVVFGQSCALSGPAKALGEGMRLGITAAFEEANRAGGIHGRQLRLETLDDRYEPEAAIANTDQLVGEEQVFALIGAVGTPTSKAAEPIATEAGVPYVGAFTGAEFLRDARRRPTVINVRASYYQETEEMVERLTRDLGVKRIGILYQDDSYGRAGLAGTLQALHRRGMTLAAEATYPRNTRAVKTAVLDLREGRPEAVIIVGAYEPVAEFIKWSRYLDFNPVFVNISFVGSSALARALGPSGKDVIVTQVVPFPHDRWIPVVGQYHEALRAVAASAEPGFVSLEGYLTGRVAVEALRRAGANLTRKGFIRALQKAGTMDLGGFMLLYGESDNQGSDRVYLTVIDGSERFRSIRRLERP, encoded by the coding sequence GTGAGAGGAACCGCGCGCTACGTGGCGTTGTTGCTGCTGCCGGTCCTGGCCGCCTTCGTGTCCGTGGCCGCGGCGGCACAGGGCGAGGCGCCGGCGGAGCCCCCGGCGGCGTCCGCGACCACCCTGGGCGTAAGCTCGAGTGCCGTCGTGTTCGGGCAATCCTGCGCCTTGAGCGGCCCCGCCAAGGCGTTGGGAGAAGGGATGCGCCTTGGCATTACGGCGGCCTTCGAGGAGGCCAACCGGGCTGGCGGGATTCACGGACGGCAACTGCGCCTCGAGACCCTCGACGACCGCTACGAGCCCGAGGCGGCCATCGCCAACACCGACCAGCTCGTCGGCGAGGAGCAGGTCTTCGCGCTGATCGGCGCCGTGGGCACGCCCACATCGAAGGCCGCGGAGCCCATCGCGACCGAGGCCGGCGTTCCCTACGTCGGCGCCTTCACGGGGGCGGAGTTCTTGCGCGACGCGCGCCGGCGTCCTACCGTCATCAACGTGCGCGCGTCCTACTATCAGGAGACCGAGGAGATGGTCGAACGCCTCACCCGCGACCTCGGGGTGAAGCGCATCGGCATCCTCTACCAGGACGATTCCTACGGACGCGCCGGGCTCGCGGGCACGCTGCAGGCGCTCCACCGGCGCGGCATGACGCTGGCGGCGGAGGCCACTTACCCGCGCAATACCCGCGCGGTCAAGACCGCGGTGCTCGACCTGCGCGAGGGCCGTCCCGAGGCGGTGATCATTGTCGGCGCCTACGAACCCGTGGCGGAATTCATCAAGTGGTCCCGCTATCTCGACTTCAATCCCGTCTTCGTGAACATATCCTTCGTCGGCAGCTCGGCGCTGGCAAGGGCGCTGGGCCCGTCGGGCAAGGACGTCATCGTGACCCAGGTGGTGCCCTTCCCCCACGACCGCTGGATCCCCGTCGTCGGGCAATACCATGAAGCGCTGCGCGCGGTGGCCGCAAGCGCGGAACCGGGCTTCGTCTCCCTCGAGGGATACCTGACCGGCAGAGTCGCCGTGGAGGCACTGCGCCGAGCCGGAGCGAATCTCACGCGCAAGGGTTTCATCCGCGCCCTGCAAAAGGCCGGCACCATGGATCTTGGCGGCTTCATGCTGCTTTACGGGGAGTCCGACAACCAGGGCTCCGACCGGGTGTACCTGACCGTGATCGACGGCTCCGAGCGGTTCCGCTCGATCCGGCGTCTGGAGCGGCCTTGA
- a CDS encoding circularly permuted type 2 ATP-grasp protein, which produces MFEPHGNPRNSSRGLHAALAELAPEDLVKLQDGVYRHFLHEGITFTVLDADNVTEQIIPIDCVPRVLTATEWQHLERGLKQRLAALNLFLKDVYHEGRCLKDRIVPIDLVLGCPQYRMEMRGLNVPHDVYVAVCGTDVVRTHDGFAVLEDNLRVPSGVSYMLACRNAIKEAFPRLYRANRVREVSDYAELLYRTLASLRPSQQAPRVAILTPGMHNAAYYEHAFLAGEMGIDLVEGQDLILRDSALYSRTTSGLRRVDVLYRRIDDDFLDPVQFRSDSVLGAAGVFHAYRAGNVVVANAPGTGVADDKSLYAYVPEIIRYFLGEEPILANIETHLCREPSGLAYTLEHLEELVVKEVGGAGGYGMLVGPHASADERARYAERLRADPANFIAQPVLALSRAPCFIDGAIEPRHVDLRPFVLQGRDEQHVVPGGLCRVALRRGSLVVNSSQGGGCKDLWIVED; this is translated from the coding sequence ATGTTCGAACCCCACGGCAACCCCCGCAACTCATCCCGCGGACTGCACGCGGCGTTGGCCGAGCTGGCGCCCGAAGACCTCGTCAAGCTCCAAGACGGCGTCTATCGGCACTTCCTGCACGAAGGCATCACGTTCACGGTGCTCGACGCCGACAATGTAACCGAGCAGATCATTCCCATCGACTGTGTCCCGCGGGTGCTGACGGCGACGGAGTGGCAACACCTCGAACGCGGCCTCAAACAGCGGCTGGCGGCGCTCAACCTCTTCCTCAAGGACGTCTATCACGAGGGGCGGTGCCTCAAGGACAGGATCGTTCCCATCGACCTGGTGTTGGGTTGCCCGCAATACCGCATGGAGATGCGCGGCCTCAACGTACCCCATGACGTCTACGTCGCGGTCTGCGGCACCGACGTGGTGCGCACCCACGACGGTTTCGCCGTCCTCGAGGACAACCTGCGCGTGCCCTCCGGAGTGTCGTACATGCTCGCCTGCCGGAACGCCATCAAGGAGGCCTTCCCGCGGCTCTATCGCGCCAACCGGGTACGCGAGGTCTCCGACTACGCCGAGTTGCTCTACAGAACACTGGCCTCGCTGCGACCTTCTCAACAGGCTCCCCGCGTGGCGATCCTGACTCCGGGCATGCACAACGCCGCGTACTACGAACATGCGTTTCTCGCCGGCGAGATGGGCATCGACCTGGTGGAGGGGCAGGACCTGATCCTGCGCGACAGCGCGCTCTACAGCCGCACCACCTCCGGCCTGCGCCGCGTGGACGTGCTGTACCGGAGGATCGATGACGACTTCCTCGATCCGGTGCAGTTCCGCTCCGACTCGGTCCTGGGGGCGGCGGGGGTCTTTCACGCCTATCGCGCCGGCAACGTGGTGGTGGCCAACGCGCCCGGTACCGGAGTAGCCGACGACAAGAGCCTGTACGCGTACGTCCCGGAGATCATCCGCTACTTCCTGGGCGAGGAGCCCATCCTCGCCAACATCGAGACCCACCTGTGCCGCGAGCCTTCGGGGTTGGCCTACACCCTGGAGCACCTCGAAGAGCTGGTGGTCAAGGAAGTGGGCGGGGCCGGAGGCTACGGCATGCTGGTGGGCCCGCATGCGAGCGCGGACGAGCGCGCCCGCTACGCCGAGCGGCTGCGCGCCGATCCGGCCAACTTCATCGCGCAACCGGTGCTCGCGCTGTCCCGTGCGCCGTGCTTCATCGACGGCGCCATCGAGCCGCGCCACGTCGACCTGCGTCCCTTCGTGCTGCAGGGCCGCGACGAGCAGCACGTCGTTCCCGGCGGGCTGTGTCGGGTGGCGTTGCGCCGCGGCAGCCTCGTGGTCAATTCCAGCCAGGGTGGCGGCTGCAAGGATTTGTGGATCGTGGAGGATTGA
- a CDS encoding alpha-E domain-containing protein, with the protein MLARLAAEFYWLGRHAERIEHTARLLRFQLNRLPDRPADELTLGWQAVYRILGQTSVSMIASGDDAETVVIPDAYTLAGKLVEERANPDSLLSCWEHARENGQRVRAQLPLPVWTCLNQGYLWIRDSDFNTAWTRGPSALVGEAVDRLHLLAGVVEAVMPRDEAWRFLELGRFIERLQHQAELLAGWVEFNREEAGASALSWADLLRVCGAYEVYCRRHSTNVERQQTIGLLTQDPELPRSLHFAAQRIARLLSGIDPVGARYPMAAPHRMALRLAASIEVEPTGLSGEAGEFFRAVGQHGRGLHDLTMAAYVTHTLPRELAT; encoded by the coding sequence ATGCTCGCACGTCTAGCGGCCGAGTTCTACTGGCTGGGCCGTCACGCGGAGCGCATCGAGCACACGGCGCGGCTGCTGCGCTTTCAGCTCAACCGCCTCCCGGACCGGCCGGCGGACGAGTTGACCCTGGGATGGCAGGCGGTCTATCGGATCCTGGGACAAACGTCCGTGAGCATGATCGCCAGCGGAGACGACGCCGAAACGGTCGTCATACCGGACGCCTACACCCTGGCCGGCAAGCTCGTGGAGGAGCGGGCGAATCCCGACTCGCTGCTGTCCTGTTGGGAGCACGCGAGAGAGAACGGGCAACGCGTAAGGGCGCAACTGCCGCTGCCGGTATGGACCTGTCTCAACCAAGGTTATCTGTGGATACGAGACAGCGATTTCAACACCGCGTGGACCCGCGGACCGTCGGCCCTGGTGGGCGAGGCCGTCGATCGGCTGCATCTGTTGGCCGGGGTCGTGGAGGCGGTCATGCCGCGGGACGAAGCGTGGCGCTTCCTGGAGCTGGGCCGGTTCATCGAGCGGCTGCAGCATCAGGCCGAGCTGCTGGCGGGCTGGGTCGAGTTCAACCGCGAGGAAGCGGGGGCCAGCGCCCTCTCATGGGCGGACCTCTTGCGCGTGTGCGGCGCCTATGAAGTCTACTGCCGCCGCCATTCCACCAACGTGGAGCGGCAGCAGACGATTGGCCTTCTCACCCAGGACCCGGAACTCCCCCGCTCACTGCACTTCGCCGCTCAGCGCATCGCCCGGCTGCTGTCCGGAATCGATCCGGTGGGCGCCCGCTACCCCATGGCGGCGCCCCACCGCATGGCGCTGCGTCTGGCCGCATCCATCGAGGTGGAACCCACCGGCCTCTCCGGAGAGGCCGGTGAATTCTTCCGCGCCGTCGGACAGCACGGCCGCGGGCTCCACGATCTCACCATGGCCGCCTACGTCACCCATACTCTTCCGCGGGAGCTCGCGACGTGA
- a CDS encoding HAMP domain-containing sensor histidine kinase has protein sequence MSLVNVLTRVESWRIGIGVKMYTAFGAGVLLMLAASAVALVAFGVVSNSQRRITEKSVPSLVAAIRAAQQSSALVNAASRLVSASSAEDLTEVKTTIARDKELLGKLIEELQTQDSLGNQQQADRLRSLSDALTTNLDKIEQSSSRRREIELRLHAREVEIPVMTRQIDRILVPEIDDQAFFLATGLRAIGDSPVPAEERTSYAEQVRYRDLLTLHTQANLAARLLAEAAVLNDRTLIQPLRERYNAALGSFERAFGASEAHAAPTRMLDFEFERLKSLGRGAEGIFDLQEAILREAELQAKYIEDNRSTAAGLLATMDRVVAVADRHAAEASQASSAAVSTSMIVLVVLNVVNVVGAVALGWIFVGRYLIRRLTGLAASMRSMADGNLEVPVEVRGNDEVTDMAEALEVFRRHSLEVQRLNLVEKLADELKDKNGELEQTLQDLKTAQHQVVMQEKLASLGQLAAGIAHEIKNPLNFVNNFSEVSGELIEEVREVLGEVREQLPEDARDEIESILDDLTSNLGKINQHGKRADGIVRSMLDHSRAQSGDRRAVDLNALLKQYADLAYHAMRAKDQRFNVTWEEDFDIAVGEVEVVPQDLSRVFLNLITNACQATFERAKGDSQYEPRIRLSSKRQDDQVEFRVRDNGPGVPQDMIKKIFEPFVTTKPTGEGTGLGLSLSQDIVSQHGGLMGVESDSGVYTEFWVTLPAPATSSAGTQPG, from the coding sequence TTGAGTCTCGTCAACGTTCTTACACGCGTCGAGAGCTGGCGCATCGGCATCGGCGTCAAGATGTACACCGCCTTCGGCGCGGGCGTGCTGCTCATGCTGGCGGCCAGCGCGGTGGCGCTGGTCGCGTTCGGGGTCGTGAGCAATTCGCAACGGCGGATTACCGAGAAGAGCGTGCCCAGCCTGGTAGCCGCCATCCGCGCCGCGCAGCAGAGTTCGGCGCTCGTCAACGCGGCGTCGCGTCTTGTATCGGCCTCGTCCGCCGAGGATCTGACCGAGGTCAAGACAACCATCGCCCGGGACAAGGAGTTGCTCGGCAAGTTGATCGAGGAGCTCCAGACACAGGACTCGCTGGGAAATCAGCAACAGGCGGACCGGCTTCGTTCCCTCTCCGACGCCCTCACCACGAATCTGGACAAGATCGAACAGTCGTCATCGCGGCGGCGGGAGATCGAACTCCGGCTGCACGCGCGGGAGGTCGAGATCCCTGTCATGACCCGGCAGATCGACCGCATCCTCGTGCCCGAGATCGACGACCAGGCTTTCTTTCTCGCCACGGGCCTGAGGGCGATCGGCGACAGTCCGGTACCTGCCGAGGAACGCACGTCGTACGCGGAACAGGTGCGCTATCGCGATCTGCTGACTCTGCACACGCAGGCCAACCTCGCCGCGAGGCTGCTGGCCGAAGCCGCGGTGCTGAACGACCGCACTCTGATCCAGCCGCTGCGGGAGCGCTACAACGCGGCCCTCGGCTCGTTCGAGCGCGCCTTCGGGGCCTCCGAGGCACACGCCGCTCCCACGCGGATGCTCGACTTCGAGTTCGAAAGGCTCAAGTCGTTGGGGCGCGGGGCCGAAGGAATCTTCGACCTGCAGGAAGCCATCCTGCGCGAAGCGGAGTTGCAGGCAAAGTACATCGAGGATAACCGCTCCACCGCGGCTGGTCTGTTGGCAACCATGGACCGCGTGGTGGCGGTGGCGGACCGCCACGCGGCCGAGGCCAGCCAGGCCTCCAGCGCGGCGGTGAGCACCAGTATGATCGTGCTGGTGGTGCTCAACGTGGTGAACGTCGTCGGCGCCGTCGCCCTCGGGTGGATCTTCGTCGGTCGCTACCTGATCCGGCGCCTCACCGGGTTGGCCGCGTCCATGCGGTCCATGGCCGACGGCAACCTGGAGGTGCCGGTGGAGGTCCGGGGTAACGACGAGGTGACCGACATGGCCGAGGCGCTGGAGGTATTCCGGCGTCACTCTCTGGAAGTGCAGCGCCTCAACCTTGTGGAGAAGCTCGCCGACGAGTTGAAGGACAAGAACGGGGAGTTGGAGCAGACCCTCCAGGACCTGAAGACGGCGCAGCACCAGGTGGTCATGCAGGAGAAGCTGGCCTCCCTGGGTCAGCTCGCCGCCGGCATCGCGCACGAGATCAAGAACCCGCTCAATTTCGTCAACAATTTCTCCGAGGTGTCCGGCGAGTTGATCGAAGAGGTTCGGGAGGTGTTGGGCGAGGTCCGTGAACAGCTCCCCGAGGACGCGCGTGATGAGATCGAGAGCATCCTCGACGATCTGACCTCCAATCTCGGCAAGATCAACCAGCACGGCAAGCGCGCCGACGGCATCGTGCGCAGCATGCTGGATCACTCGCGTGCGCAATCCGGCGACCGGCGCGCGGTGGACCTCAACGCGCTGCTCAAGCAGTACGCCGATCTCGCCTATCACGCCATGCGCGCCAAGGACCAGCGGTTCAACGTAACCTGGGAAGAAGACTTCGACATCGCTGTCGGCGAGGTGGAGGTGGTGCCTCAGGACTTGAGCCGCGTGTTCCTCAATCTCATCACCAATGCATGTCAGGCGACATTCGAGCGCGCCAAGGGCGATAGCCAGTATGAGCCGCGCATCCGGTTGTCGAGCAAGCGTCAGGACGACCAGGTCGAGTTCCGCGTCCGCGACAACGGCCCCGGTGTCCCGCAGGACATGATCAAGAAAATCTTCGAACCCTTCGTCACCACCAAGCCCACGGGAGAAGGCACGGGACTGGGTCTGTCTCTTTCCCAGGACATCGTGTCCCAGCACGGGGGGCTCATGGGGGTCGAATCGGACTCCGGCGTCTATACCGAGTTCTGGGTCACCCTTCCCGCGCCCGCGACATCGTCCGCCGGCACGCAGCCCGGCTGA
- a CDS encoding SpoIIE family protein phosphatase, whose amino-acid sequence MPDNLEEAIVEALSEATDGPIKILVVDDEVDLETLVLQKFRRRIRRNELVFNFAHNGQEAMEKLDADDDIAMVISDINMPVMDGLALLKQLNETKPNIRSVIVSAYGDMNNIRTAMNRGAFDFVTKPIDFTDLEITIDKTLKHLALVREALSNRDQLVALSRELDVARDMQASVLPRSFPSTERYNTHGLMVPAKEVGGDFYDFVPLGEDKIGVAIGDVSGKGVPAALFMMACRTLLRSHALEGGRPDECLAYVNNLLADDNESCMFVTLFYGVFDSGSGVFNYCNGGHNPPRLVHRGGQVSALPTTHDVALGVLPGHEFSQEALQLEAGDVLFFYTDGVTEAEGPGAEELGEQRLDALLNTLAEAPCDDVTSRVLDQVREFAGGNPQSDDITCVALRYLGG is encoded by the coding sequence ATGCCGGATAACCTCGAAGAGGCGATCGTCGAGGCCTTGTCCGAGGCGACAGACGGCCCCATCAAGATCTTGGTCGTGGACGACGAGGTGGATCTCGAGACCCTTGTGTTGCAGAAGTTCCGCCGGCGCATCCGCCGAAACGAGTTGGTGTTCAACTTTGCGCACAACGGGCAGGAAGCCATGGAGAAGCTCGACGCGGATGACGACATCGCAATGGTCATCTCGGACATCAACATGCCGGTGATGGACGGCCTCGCGCTACTCAAGCAACTCAACGAGACCAAGCCCAACATTCGCTCGGTGATCGTGTCGGCCTACGGCGACATGAACAACATCCGCACGGCCATGAACCGCGGGGCCTTCGATTTCGTCACCAAGCCCATCGACTTCACCGATCTCGAGATCACCATCGACAAGACCCTGAAGCACTTGGCGCTCGTGCGCGAGGCGTTGTCCAACCGGGATCAGTTGGTGGCCCTGAGCCGGGAACTGGACGTGGCGCGGGACATGCAGGCGTCGGTGCTGCCGCGCAGCTTTCCCTCCACCGAGCGCTACAACACGCACGGGCTCATGGTTCCGGCGAAGGAGGTCGGGGGCGACTTCTACGATTTCGTGCCCTTGGGAGAGGACAAGATCGGCGTCGCCATCGGTGACGTATCGGGCAAGGGCGTCCCGGCCGCGCTGTTCATGATGGCCTGTCGCACGCTGCTCCGGAGCCACGCGCTGGAGGGCGGCCGGCCGGACGAGTGTCTCGCGTACGTCAACAACCTGTTGGCCGACGACAACGAGAGCTGCATGTTCGTGACCCTGTTCTACGGCGTCTTCGACTCCGGGAGCGGCGTCTTCAACTACTGCAACGGCGGCCACAACCCGCCTCGCCTCGTGCACAGGGGCGGGCAGGTGTCGGCCCTGCCCACCACCCACGACGTGGCGCTGGGCGTGCTTCCCGGCCATGAATTCAGCCAGGAAGCCCTTCAGCTCGAGGCCGGCGACGTGCTGTTCTTCTACACGGACGGCGTCACCGAGGCCGAGGGACCGGGGGCGGAGGAACTGGGCGAGCAACGGCTCGACGCGTTGCTCAACACGCTCGCCGAGGCTCCGTGCGACGATGTCACCTCCCGGGTGCTCGACCAGGTGCGTGAGTTCGCCGGCGGGAACCCGCAATCGGACGACATTACCTGTGTGGCGTTGCGCTATCTCGGAGGATAG
- a CDS encoding transglutaminase family protein, whose translation MTVTYQIEHRMCFRYPAPAEDSVMTLYVCPLRDRVQLVRKFLVETQPDGALFEFTDPFGNTGHFLERPRVREELRVVARSTVELGPVARAPKRLDPAAWTLLRRTAHNVALWPMLHPSRFVAPTPALEKFLETHGIAPGDDPLVSTRELCTTLYRVLEYAPGETTVDSPIDRILETGRGVCQDYAHVMAAVLRGWGIPCRYVSGYLGPSAAGVSEGESHAWVEAWFPGAGWNGFDPTNDTEGDERHIRVAVGRDYADVPPTRGTFRGAGGSILDTEVAIERVDDSESDGQGPWN comes from the coding sequence GTGACCGTGACCTACCAGATCGAGCACCGCATGTGCTTTCGCTATCCCGCGCCGGCGGAGGACTCGGTGATGACGCTCTACGTCTGTCCGCTCCGTGACCGCGTGCAACTGGTGCGGAAGTTTCTTGTCGAGACCCAACCGGACGGCGCGTTGTTCGAGTTCACCGATCCCTTCGGCAACACCGGGCATTTCCTCGAGCGGCCGCGGGTTCGTGAAGAACTGCGCGTCGTCGCTCGTTCGACGGTGGAGTTGGGACCGGTGGCGCGTGCCCCGAAACGGTTGGACCCCGCGGCATGGACACTCCTGCGGCGCACCGCCCACAACGTCGCGCTCTGGCCGATGCTGCACCCCAGCCGCTTCGTGGCACCGACGCCGGCCCTGGAGAAGTTCCTGGAAACCCACGGCATCGCACCCGGCGACGACCCGCTGGTCAGCACGCGCGAGCTTTGCACCACGCTCTACCGCGTATTGGAGTACGCGCCGGGCGAAACCACGGTGGACTCGCCCATCGACCGTATCCTCGAGACCGGCCGGGGCGTATGCCAGGACTACGCCCACGTGATGGCCGCGGTCCTGCGGGGATGGGGCATACCGTGCCGCTACGTTTCGGGGTACTTGGGACCGAGCGCGGCGGGGGTGTCGGAAGGCGAGAGCCACGCGTGGGTGGAAGCCTGGTTTCCCGGCGCCGGGTGGAACGGGTTCGACCCCACCAACGATACGGAGGGCGACGAGCGTCACATCCGGGTCGCCGTGGGGCGGGACTACGCCGACGTGCCGCCCACGCGCGGCACGTTCCGTGGCGCCGGCGGTTCGATCCTCGACACGGAGGTGGCGATCGAACGCGTCGACGACTCGGAGTCGGACGGCCAAGGCCCGTGGAACTGA
- the glnA gene encoding type I glutamate--ammonia ligase, translated as MTLSEIQQLMADNDVRRVDLLVTDLIGRWQHFSIPPSKVKESLVERGQGFDGSSLRGFQSIDQSDMLLVPDLDSARIDPVEPEPSLKLICDVVDPLTGDRYSRDPRWVATKAEAHLATTGIADKAFFGPELEFFVLDNVRFGLKPNSSFHTVDSDEADWNSAREEGDRNLGYKIPPKQGYSPVPPFDQLADLRWEMSEKMEQVGLEFEVHHHEVATGGQGEIATRFQTLRRKADETQWYKHIVRNVARAHGKTATFMPKPLFGDNGSGMHVHQSLWLGDTPLFYEAGAYADLSELARFYIGGLLKHSPSLLAFCAPTTNSYKRLVPGFEAPVYLAYSARNRSAAVRIPTYETSPASKRIEYRSPDPSANTYLAFSALLMAGLDGIRNRIDPGDPTDTDIYELSPEEAARIPSVPTSMEEAVAALGADHDYLLVGDVFTQDVIDHYIAFKEQESKDVFLHPVPAEFFHYFHI; from the coding sequence ATGACACTTTCTGAAATCCAACAACTGATGGCCGACAACGACGTGCGGCGCGTCGACTTGCTCGTCACAGACCTCATCGGCCGTTGGCAACACTTCTCGATACCCCCTTCCAAGGTGAAGGAAAGCCTCGTCGAACGCGGCCAGGGCTTCGATGGCTCCAGCCTGCGAGGCTTCCAGTCCATCGACCAGTCGGACATGCTGCTGGTGCCCGACCTCGACTCGGCGCGCATCGATCCGGTGGAGCCGGAGCCGTCGCTCAAGCTCATCTGCGACGTGGTCGACCCGTTGACCGGAGATCGCTACAGCCGCGATCCGCGCTGGGTCGCCACCAAGGCGGAGGCCCATCTCGCCACCACCGGCATCGCCGACAAGGCGTTCTTCGGCCCGGAGCTCGAGTTCTTCGTGTTGGACAACGTGCGTTTCGGGCTCAAGCCCAACTCGTCCTTCCATACCGTCGACTCCGATGAGGCCGACTGGAACTCGGCGCGGGAGGAGGGCGATCGCAACCTGGGCTACAAGATCCCGCCCAAGCAGGGCTATTCGCCCGTCCCGCCGTTCGACCAGCTCGCCGACCTGCGCTGGGAGATGTCGGAGAAGATGGAGCAAGTGGGTCTCGAGTTCGAAGTCCACCACCACGAGGTGGCCACGGGCGGGCAAGGCGAGATCGCGACGCGCTTCCAGACCCTGCGCCGGAAGGCCGACGAGACCCAGTGGTACAAGCACATCGTGCGCAACGTGGCCAGGGCCCACGGCAAGACGGCGACCTTCATGCCCAAGCCGCTGTTCGGCGACAACGGCAGCGGCATGCACGTGCACCAGTCGCTGTGGCTCGGGGACACGCCGCTCTTCTACGAGGCCGGCGCCTACGCGGACCTGTCGGAGCTGGCGCGCTTCTACATCGGCGGCCTGCTCAAGCACAGTCCCTCGCTGCTGGCCTTCTGCGCCCCCACGACCAACTCCTACAAGCGGCTGGTGCCGGGCTTCGAAGCGCCGGTCTATTTGGCGTACTCGGCGCGCAACCGTTCCGCCGCCGTGCGCATTCCCACGTACGAAACCTCACCCGCCAGCAAGCGCATCGAGTACCGCTCGCCCGACCCCTCGGCCAACACCTACCTGGCCTTCTCGGCCTTGCTGATGGCGGGGCTCGACGGCATCCGCAACCGCATCGACCCCGGCGATCCCACCGACACGGACATCTATGAATTGTCCCCGGAGGAAGCGGCGCGGATCCCTTCCGTACCCACGTCCATGGAAGAGGCCGTCGCGGCGCTGGGCGCGGACCACGACTACCTGCTCGTGGGCGATGTCTTCACCCAGGATGTCATCGACCACTACATCGCGTTCAAGGAACAGGAATCGAAGGATGTCTTCCTGCACCCGGTGCCGGCGGAGTTCTTCCACTACTTCCACATCTAG
- a CDS encoding ammonium transporter, with protein sequence MSIHGFPTRVSVLGGHWSRLAAAGGLVAALGFVWLATSAHAAVEKEVQFVLNTFSFLIWGALVMWMCAGFTMLESGMVRTKNVSMICLKNIGLYSIAGLMYFFIGYNLMYVDVGSFIGTFTGLYGPTASEVALLAGQEEAREAVLKNNYSTMSDWFFQMVFVATTASIVSGTLAERVKLWTFFLFIAILTGVVYPIVGAWTWGAGWLGAMEFKDFAGSTIVHSTGGWAALAGALVVGPRRGKFRPDGSVKSTPPSNIPIVTLGIFILWFGWFGFNGGSQLALSGAADAIAISHILVNTNLAGGAGFLVALVMARPILGRIDLLAGLNGALAGLVSITAGPDFTTHIWAVVIGAIGGGICVAGMRLLDALKVDDVVGAVPVHLFAGIWGTLATCIVAGGNFGVQLLGVVAVGAFAFGASYALWFGLKLIMEVRVSYSVEELGQDAGELGIEAYPEFMLMPDPDDVAAIRGDE encoded by the coding sequence ATGAGCATTCATGGTTTTCCGACAAGGGTTTCCGTATTGGGTGGGCATTGGAGCCGCTTGGCGGCGGCGGGAGGACTGGTGGCCGCGTTGGGCTTCGTCTGGTTGGCCACGTCCGCGCACGCCGCCGTGGAAAAGGAGGTGCAGTTCGTCCTGAACACCTTCTCCTTCCTTATCTGGGGCGCACTCGTCATGTGGATGTGCGCGGGCTTCACCATGCTGGAATCGGGCATGGTGCGGACCAAGAACGTCTCCATGATCTGCCTCAAGAACATCGGCCTCTACTCCATCGCCGGGCTGATGTACTTCTTCATCGGCTACAACCTCATGTACGTGGACGTGGGCAGCTTCATCGGCACCTTCACCGGCCTCTACGGACCGACGGCCAGCGAGGTAGCCCTGCTGGCCGGCCAGGAAGAGGCGCGGGAGGCGGTCCTCAAGAACAACTACTCGACCATGTCCGACTGGTTCTTCCAGATGGTGTTCGTGGCCACCACCGCGTCCATCGTCTCCGGCACCCTGGCGGAACGGGTAAAGCTCTGGACCTTCTTTCTGTTCATCGCGATCCTCACGGGCGTCGTCTATCCCATCGTGGGGGCGTGGACCTGGGGCGCGGGATGGCTCGGAGCGATGGAGTTCAAGGACTTCGCCGGCTCCACCATCGTCCACTCCACGGGCGGTTGGGCGGCCTTGGCGGGGGCGCTGGTGGTGGGACCGAGACGCGGCAAGTTCCGTCCCGACGGCAGCGTCAAGAGCACGCCGCCGTCCAACATCCCCATCGTGACGCTCGGGATCTTCATCCTGTGGTTCGGGTGGTTCGGCTTCAACGGCGGCTCGCAACTGGCACTGAGCGGCGCCGCGGACGCCATCGCCATCAGCCATATCCTGGTCAACACCAACCTGGCGGGGGGCGCGGGGTTCCTCGTCGCCCTGGTCATGGCCCGCCCCATACTGGGCCGCATCGACCTGCTCGCCGGCCTGAACGGCGCTCTCGCGGGGCTCGTGTCCATCACCGCCGGACCGGACTTCACCACGCACATCTGGGCCGTCGTCATCGGCGCCATCGGCGGCGGGATCTGCGTCGCGGGCATGAGGCTCCTGGATGCGCTCAAGGTGGACGACGTGGTGGGGGCGGTGCCGGTGCACCTGTTCGCGGGCATCTGGGGGACGCTGGCGACGTGCATCGTCGCGGGCGGAAACTTCGGCGTCCAGCTTCTCGGCGTCGTCGCCGTGGGTGCGTTCGCCTTCGGAGCCTCGTACGCCCTGTGGTTCGGACTGAAGCTGATCATGGAGGTGCGGGTGTCTTACTCGGTGGAGGAACTCGGGCAGGACGCGGGAGAGCTCGGTATCGAGGCGTATCCGGAGTTCATGCTCATGCCCGATCCGGACGACGTGGCCGCGATCCGCGGCGACGAGTGA